One genomic region from Streptomyces sp. NBC_00457 encodes:
- a CDS encoding LCP family protein produces MSAESTPDPGIPGESGSTGPRHRAKGRRRKPRGNRRKGLLVTAWVAGGIVVLGGTGVGYVYFKLNGNLKSVDIDQALGTDRPTKADNGSENILVLGSDTRSGSNQKLGGGADDGSARSDTAMIVHVYKGHKKASVVSIPRDTLIDRPECTDTDGDTHDAATDVMFNSAYTTGGAACAVKTVESLTDLRMDHYLEVDFSGFQKLIDELGGVKVTTSKAIDDPDSHLDLAAGTHQLTGEQALGLVRTRHGVGDGSDLGRIQLQQAFIKALVEQIKDVGLFTNPKKLYDLADTATNAVTTDSDLGSVNSLMSFASGLKSISAKNMHMVTMPVQYDPADGNRVLVDDTKAQQVWTALKDDKAIPKSATKGTATGQANGVVTS; encoded by the coding sequence ATGTCTGCCGAGAGCACACCGGACCCCGGCATACCGGGTGAGTCCGGGTCCACGGGCCCGCGCCACCGCGCCAAGGGCCGCCGCCGCAAGCCCCGCGGCAACCGCCGCAAGGGACTGCTCGTCACGGCCTGGGTGGCCGGCGGCATCGTGGTGCTGGGCGGCACCGGCGTCGGGTACGTGTACTTCAAGCTCAACGGCAACCTCAAGAGCGTCGACATCGACCAGGCCCTCGGCACCGACCGGCCGACCAAGGCCGACAACGGCTCCGAGAACATCCTCGTCCTGGGCTCCGACACCCGCTCCGGCTCCAACCAGAAGCTCGGCGGCGGCGCCGACGACGGCAGCGCCCGCTCCGACACCGCGATGATCGTGCACGTCTACAAGGGCCACAAGAAAGCCAGCGTGGTCTCCATCCCGCGCGACACCCTCATCGACCGCCCCGAGTGCACCGACACCGACGGCGACACCCACGACGCCGCGACCGACGTCATGTTCAACTCGGCGTACACCACCGGCGGCGCGGCCTGCGCGGTGAAGACCGTCGAGTCGCTCACCGACCTGCGCATGGACCACTACCTCGAGGTCGACTTCAGCGGCTTCCAGAAGCTCATCGACGAGCTCGGCGGCGTCAAGGTCACCACCAGCAAGGCCATCGACGACCCCGACAGCCACCTGGACCTCGCGGCCGGCACCCACCAGCTCACCGGCGAGCAGGCACTCGGCCTGGTCCGCACCCGGCACGGCGTCGGCGACGGTTCCGACCTCGGCCGCATCCAGCTCCAGCAGGCCTTCATCAAGGCCCTCGTCGAGCAGATCAAGGACGTCGGCCTCTTCACCAACCCGAAGAAGCTGTACGACCTCGCCGACACCGCCACCAACGCCGTCACCACCGACTCCGACCTCGGCTCGGTCAACTCCCTCATGTCGTTCGCGAGCGGCCTCAAGAGCATCAGCGCGAAGAACATGCACATGGTCACGATGCCGGTCCAGTACGACCCCGCCGACGGCAACCGCGTCCTCGTCGACGACACCAAGGCCCAGCAGGTCTGGACGGCTCTCAAGGACGACAAGGCCATCCCGAAGTCGGCAACAAAAGGCACGGCGACAGGCCAGGCAAACGGAGTGGTGACCTCGTAG
- the rpmE gene encoding 50S ribosomal protein L31: MKRDIHPEYVETQVSCTCGASFTTRSTISSGAIRAEVCSECHPFYTGKQKILDTGGRVARFEARFGKAAGSKK, encoded by the coding sequence TTGAAGCGCGACATCCACCCCGAGTACGTCGAGACGCAGGTCAGCTGCACCTGTGGCGCGTCGTTCACCACCCGCAGCACGATCTCCAGCGGAGCGATCCGCGCCGAGGTCTGCTCCGAGTGCCACCCGTTCTACACGGGCAAGCAGAAGATCCTCGACACCGGTGGCCGTGTGGCCCGCTTCGAGGCCCGCTTCGGCAAGGCTGCCGGCTCCAAGAAGTAG
- a CDS encoding trypsin-like serine protease produces MSGGGRHRRRLRIALPFTAAGVAAAVAAALLTSSADAATALPKPTVKPAIATASLAELQKRVAGAIAGDDTAGETAAKSSLNAGTSSGPIDAKIIGGSTTTITSAPWMAQLWYSDEANDLGFFCGGAVVSPTKILTAAHCVKGYNWAAHGAVVTGTSTMPDDSGNTNGTVSQPLRQWSHASYSARTIDNDIAVLTLATPVKATPIRMTTSADTASYAAGTNAKVYGWGRTSSTTQDISDTLKTAALPIQSDTTCANYYGADFVKGHMVCAGKPASGSDSGTTSACNGDSGGPLVVGNRIVGVVSWGVVDCVEKGAYSVFAKVKSYVGAAYPQVDDANMSYTDGRADLFVRNASTKTGYQKDSKGTSFGARQSLGNWSGVNTVLQTDLDRDGVQDFVYRVASTGDVYWMHYVRSTETWTEKQIFDNWKTRTRIATPGDLTGDYLPDLLSVDSGGKLWLYPGKGNGSFSARTQVGSGTGWNQYNTLRGKGDFNADGKADVIVRNRSTGAVYLYKGTGKASSPFSARVKVRTWSNTTYNAFDAIGDVNGDSKADFLARTPGGTLYLYKGTGKATSEIFATRVSVGTDFKQYDIFG; encoded by the coding sequence AGCGGGTCGCCGGCGCGATCGCCGGTGACGACACCGCGGGGGAGACGGCCGCCAAGTCGTCGCTGAACGCCGGGACCAGCAGCGGCCCCATCGACGCCAAGATCATCGGCGGGTCCACCACGACGATCACCTCGGCGCCGTGGATGGCCCAGCTCTGGTACTCCGACGAGGCCAACGACCTCGGCTTCTTCTGCGGCGGCGCCGTCGTCTCGCCGACGAAGATCCTGACCGCCGCGCACTGCGTCAAGGGCTACAACTGGGCCGCCCACGGTGCGGTGGTGACCGGGACCTCGACGATGCCCGACGACTCGGGCAACACCAACGGCACGGTCTCGCAGCCTCTGCGCCAGTGGAGCCACGCGTCGTACAGCGCGCGGACCATCGACAACGACATCGCGGTCCTCACCCTGGCGACGCCGGTCAAGGCGACGCCGATCCGCATGACGACGTCCGCCGACACCGCCTCGTACGCCGCCGGGACCAATGCCAAGGTCTACGGCTGGGGCCGTACGAGCTCCACCACCCAGGACATCTCCGACACGTTGAAGACGGCCGCGCTGCCGATCCAGTCGGACACGACCTGCGCGAACTACTACGGCGCCGACTTCGTCAAGGGCCACATGGTCTGCGCGGGCAAGCCCGCCAGCGGCAGCGACAGCGGTACGACGTCCGCCTGCAACGGCGACTCCGGTGGCCCGCTCGTCGTGGGCAACCGCATCGTGGGCGTCGTGTCCTGGGGTGTCGTGGACTGCGTCGAGAAGGGCGCGTACAGCGTCTTCGCGAAGGTGAAGTCGTACGTCGGTGCGGCCTACCCGCAGGTCGACGACGCCAACATGAGCTACACCGACGGCAGGGCCGACCTCTTCGTGCGCAACGCGTCCACGAAGACGGGCTACCAGAAGGACTCCAAGGGCACCTCGTTCGGCGCCCGGCAGAGCCTCGGCAACTGGAGCGGCGTCAACACCGTCCTGCAGACCGACCTCGACCGGGACGGCGTCCAGGACTTCGTGTACCGGGTCGCCTCCACCGGCGACGTCTACTGGATGCACTACGTGCGCTCCACGGAGACCTGGACCGAGAAGCAGATCTTCGACAACTGGAAGACCCGCACCCGGATCGCCACCCCCGGTGACCTGACCGGCGACTATCTGCCGGACCTGCTGTCCGTGGACTCCGGCGGCAAGCTGTGGCTCTACCCGGGCAAGGGCAACGGCTCCTTCTCGGCCCGTACACAGGTCGGCTCAGGCACGGGCTGGAACCAGTACAACACCCTGCGCGGCAAGGGCGACTTCAACGCCGACGGCAAGGCCGACGTGATCGTGCGCAACCGGAGCACCGGTGCCGTCTACCTGTACAAGGGGACCGGCAAGGCCTCGAGCCCCTTCTCGGCCCGGGTCAAGGTGCGCACCTGGAGCAACACGACGTACAACGCCTTCGACGCCATCGGTGACGTCAACGGCGACAGCAAGGCCGACTTCCTGGCCCGTACGCCCGGCGGCACGCTCTACCTGTACAAGGGCACCGGCAAGGCCACGAGCGAGATCTTTGCCACAAGGGTCTCGGTCGGGACGGACTTCAAGCAGTACGACATCTTCGGCTGA
- the prfA gene encoding peptide chain release factor 1: protein MFEAVEELVVEHADLEKKLADPSVHSDQANARKLNKRYAELTPIVATFRSWKQMGGDIETARELGADDPEFAAEVKELEKAREELTEKLRLLLVPRDPSDDKDVILEIKAGAGGDESALFAGDLLRMYLRYAERVGWKTEIIDATESELGGYKDVQVAVKTKGGQGATEPGQGVWARLKYEGGVHRVQRVPATESQGRIHTSAAGVLVTPEAEEVDVEINPNDLRIDVYRSSGPGGQSVNTTDSAVRITHVPTGVVASCQNEKSQLQNKEQALRILRSRLLAAAQEEAEKNAADARRSQVRTVDRSEKIRTYNFPENRISDHRVGFKAYNLDQVLDGELDAVIQACVDADSAAKLAAA, encoded by the coding sequence ATGTTCGAGGCCGTCGAGGAGCTCGTCGTCGAGCACGCCGACCTGGAGAAGAAGCTCGCCGACCCGTCGGTCCACTCCGACCAGGCCAACGCGCGCAAGCTGAACAAGCGCTACGCCGAGCTCACCCCGATCGTCGCCACGTTCCGCTCCTGGAAGCAGATGGGCGGCGACATCGAGACGGCGCGTGAACTCGGCGCCGATGACCCAGAGTTCGCCGCCGAGGTGAAGGAGCTGGAGAAGGCGCGTGAGGAGCTGACGGAGAAGCTGCGGCTGCTCCTCGTCCCGCGAGACCCCAGCGACGACAAGGACGTGATCCTCGAGATCAAGGCGGGCGCGGGCGGCGACGAGTCCGCGCTGTTCGCCGGTGACCTGCTGCGGATGTATCTGCGGTACGCCGAGCGGGTCGGCTGGAAGACCGAGATCATCGACGCCACCGAGTCCGAGCTGGGCGGCTACAAGGACGTCCAGGTCGCCGTGAAGACCAAGGGCGGCCAGGGCGCCACCGAGCCGGGGCAGGGTGTCTGGGCGCGGCTGAAGTACGAGGGCGGCGTGCACCGCGTGCAGCGGGTGCCGGCCACCGAGTCCCAGGGCCGTATCCACACCTCCGCGGCCGGTGTGCTGGTGACGCCCGAGGCCGAGGAGGTCGACGTCGAGATCAACCCGAACGACCTGCGGATCGACGTCTACCGCTCCTCCGGACCCGGCGGGCAGTCCGTCAACACGACCGACTCCGCCGTGCGCATCACGCACGTTCCCACCGGAGTGGTCGCCTCCTGCCAGAACGAGAAGAGCCAGCTGCAGAACAAGGAGCAGGCACTGCGTATCCTGCGCTCCAGGCTGCTCGCCGCGGCGCAGGAGGAGGCGGAGAAGAATGCCGCCGACGCCCGCCGCAGCCAGGTCCGCACCGTCGACCGCTCCGAGAAGATCCGTACATACAACTTCCCGGAGAATCGCATCTCGGACCACCGCGTCGGCTTCAAGGCCTACAACCTGGACCAGGTCCTGGACGGCGAACTCGACGCGGTGATCCAGGCCTGCGTTGACGCGGACTCGGCCGCCAAGCTCGCAGCCGCGTAG